The Actinomyces wuliandei genome contains the following window.
AGCCAGGTGCTGGCATATTACGAATAGTAAAGAACTGCTGTCCCAGTGTCCAGATATTAGATGTCACCCAGTATACCAGGACTCCGATCTGGAACTGGACCCCGCTGATGGCAAAGATAAGCGGCATCACCATGATCATTATTCTTTGAGAGCGGATCATGGGGTTGTCTGAGTTCTTGGCGGACTCCGGCATGTTCTTCATGCTCAACTGCGCCATGGTGTACCATTGCGTCACCGACATAATGATAATCATAATGACTGTGACAACTCTGACTTGAACGTCCGGCGTGCTCACGAACGAGTCTGAAAGATGAGCTCCGAACACGTTGGACGCCTGAATGTCTGACGCAATATCGGCAGTCAACGGACCGATGGAACTTCGGCCGTTATACGATCCTTCCGCGACGCGCTGCAGTGAAGCAAGCACCCGAAAGAGTGCTATGAATACCGGCATCTGCACAAGAAGCGGCAAGCATGAGGAAAGTGGGTTAGTACCATGCTTACGGTACAGCGCCATCATCTCCTCCTGCTGGCGCTGCTGTGACACGGGGTCCTTCTTGCCTTTATACTTTTCTCGAAGCGCCTGCATCTCGGGCTGCATTAGCTGCATCCCACGAGACGACCTTATCTGCCTAAACATAAGCGGCATAATAAGGATACGGA
Protein-coding sequences here:
- the yidC gene encoding membrane protein insertase YidC; protein product: MDNILWPLSVVVAWVMVHIHDFLVFLGFQDGPGIAWVLSIIGLTVVVRILIMPLMFRQIRSSRGMQLMQPEMQALREKYKGKKDPVSQQRQQEEMMALYRKHGTNPLSSCLPLLVQMPVFIALFRVLASLQRVAEGSYNGRSSIGPLTADIASDIQASNVFGAHLSDSFVSTPDVQVRVVTVIMIIIMSVTQWYTMAQLSMKNMPESAKNSDNPMIRSQRIMIMVMPLIFAISGVQFQIGVLVYWVTSNIWTLGQQFFTIRNMPAPGSEAEKKYRARVNARRARKGLPSLEEEERAEAAAKAEADRRARGQRRQPTRKERRGKSGRAALAHHTSGGSSAEGEDASPRRSQNGSYRGGGIEGTSSKHDSLTDEEIARRRYEKRARARRQEAARRKKRRHR